Proteins from one Ricinus communis isolate WT05 ecotype wild-type chromosome 9, ASM1957865v1, whole genome shotgun sequence genomic window:
- the LOC8268825 gene encoding UDP-glycosyltransferase 79B6: protein MAQPKSSNFHIVMFPWFAVGHMTPFLHLANRVAERGCSTTFLLPNKAKLQLEHFNTHPDLITFHSITVPHVEGLPLGTETASDIPIHLTHFLAIALDRTRRQVEKVIVDTRPKLVIFDVAHWIPKITKDLGIKAINYNVVCAASIAIALVPARNVTKDRPVTEAELLQPPAGYPSSNVVLRGHEVRSLLFVSLPFGEGITFYERIYTAIKGSDAIAIRTCHEIEGKLCDYIASQYEKPVFLTGPVLPEPSKAPLEDQWTKWLGGFEKDSVIFCAFGSQIKLEKNQFQELVLGLESTGLPFLAALKPPNGASTVEEALPEGFEERVNGRGVIWGGWVQQLLILDHPSVGCFLNHCGFGSMWESLMSDCQIVLVPHLGDQILNTRIMAEELKVGVEVVRDESGWFSKESLRKAITSVMDKNSEVGSMVKENHRKWTEILGGEGFMTSYIDKFVQNMQDLVNN, encoded by the coding sequence ATGGCTCAACCCAAGAGCTCCAATTTTCATATAGTGATGTTCCCATGGTTTGCTGTTGGCCACATGACCCCATTTCTTCATCTTGCTAATAGAGTTGCAGAGAGAGGTTGCAGCACCACTTTCTTGCTACCCAATAAAGCTAAACTACAGTTAGAACACTTCAATACTCATCCTGATTTGATCACTTTCCACTCTATCACTGTCCCTCATGTCGAAGGCCTCCCTCTTGGCACGGAGACCGCCTCTGACATTCCCATTCACTTGACCCATTTCCTCGCAATCGCCCTAGACCGTACCCGCCGTCAAGTTGAAAAGGTAATTGTTGACACCAGACCTAAGTTGGTTATCTTCGATGTTGCACACTGGATACCCAAAATAACCAAGGATCTTGGCATTAAGGCCATAAACTACAATGTAGTTTGCGCTGCATCAATCGCTATAGCATTGGTTCCAGCGCGTAATGTCACCAAAGACAGGCCAGTGACAGAGGCTGAATTATTACAGCCACCCGCTGGATATCCATCGTCGAACGTTGTCCTTCGTGGCCATGAAGTACGCTCCCTGTTATTTGTATCATTGCCGTTTGGTGAAGGCATAACATTTTACGAGAGGATTTATACGGCAATTAAAGGAAGTGATGCCATAGCTATCAGAACCTGCCATGAAATTGAAGGTAAATTATGTGATTATATTGCAAGTCAATACGAAAAGCCAGTCTTTCTAACGGGACCTGTCCTGCCAGAACCATCTAAGGCACCGCTGGAAGACCAGTGGACGAAATGGTTAGGTGGTTTTGAAAAAGATTCAGTTATCTTTTGTGCATTCGGAAGCCAAATTAAACTTGAGAAGAATCAGTTCCAAGAATTGGTTTTAGGGCTTGAGTCAACCGGTTTGCCATTTCTAGCGGCATTAAAACCTCCGAACGGAGCATCAACGGTGGAGGAAGCATTACCGGAAGGGTTTGAAGAGAGGGTCAATGGGAGGGGAGTAATATGGGGTGGATGGGTACAACAGCTGTTGATTCTTGATCATCCATCAGTAGGGTGTTTCCTGAATCATTGTGGTTTTGGGTCAATGTGGGAGTCTTTAATGAGTGATTGTCAAATAGTCTTGGTGCCACATTTGGGTGATCAAATCTTGAACACAAGGATCATGGCTGAAGAACTGAAGGTGGGAGTGGAGGTGGTGAGAGATGAGAGTGGTTGGTTTTCAAAGGAAAGCCTACGCAAAGCCATTACGTCTGTGATGgataaaaatagtgaagtgGGTTCAATGGTGAAGGAGAATCACAGAAAATGGACGGAAATTTTGGGAGGCGAAGGTTTCATGACTAgttatattgataagtttGTCCAAAATATGCAAGACCTTGTTAATAATTAG